The Burkholderia cepacia genomic interval TCGACGATCCGGTCGTTGATGTGCTCGGCTTCGGCGATTTCCTCGGGCTTGTCGGGGTCGATCAGGATCGCGACGTGGAAATTGCCGTCGCCGACGTGGCCGACGATCGGGCAGGGCAGCGACGACGCGCGCAGGTCGACTTCGGTTTCCTCGACGCACGCGGCGAGCTGCGAGATCGGCACGCAGACGTCGGTCGTCACCGCGCGGCAGCCGGGTTTCAATTGCAGCATCGCGAAATACGCGTTGTGGCGGGCGGCCCAGAGGCGCGTGCGGTCTTCGGGACGGGTTGCCCATTCGAAGCCCTGGCCGTTGTTCTGGCCCGCGAGCGCCTGCACGAGCTCCGCCTGTTCCTTCACACCGGCCTCGGTGCCGTGGAATTCGAAGAACAGCGTCGGCGCTTCGGTGAGCGTCAGGTTCGAATGGCGGTTGATCGAGCGCACGGCGAGCGCATCGACGAATTCGACGCGCGCGATCGGCACGCCGATCTGGATCGTCTCGATCACGGTGCGCACCGCGTCGCCCATCGACGGGAACGTGCAGATCGCGGCCGATACGGCTTCGGGCAGCGGGTGCAGGCGCAGCGTGATCTCGGTGATCACGCCGAGCGTGCCTTCGGAGCCGACGAACAGGCGCGTGAGGTCGTAGCCGGCCGACGACTTGCGGGCGCGCGAGCCGGTCTTCACGATGCGGCCGTCGGCGAGCACCGCGGTCAGGCCGAGCACGTTCTCGCGCATCGTGCCGTAGCGCACGGCGTTGGTGCCCGACGCACGCGTGGCGGTCATCCCGCCGATGCTCGCGTCGGCGCCCGGGTCGATCGGGAAGAACAGGCCGGTGTCGCGCAGCGCCTCGTTGAGCGCCTTGCGCGTGATGCCCGGCTCGACCGTCACGGTCAGGTCTTCGGCGTTGATCGACAGTACGCGGTTCATCTCCGACAGGTCGAGCGAGACGCCGCCGCGCACCGCGAGCAGGTGGCCTTCGAGCGACGAACCGGCGCCGTACGGGATCAGCGGGACGCTGTACAGCGAGCACAGCGACACGACTTCGCGCACGTCGTCAGCGCTGTGCGCGAACACGACGGCGTCGGGCAGTTGCGGGTCGAACGGCGATTCGTCGCGGCCGTGGTGGGCGCGGACGGCGTCGGCGGTCGACACGCGCTCGCCGAAGGCGGCGCGCAGCGCATCGAGCATGGCGGGGGGAAGGGGGCGGCGCGTGGCGGCCGGCGGGGCAGGGTGATTCACGCAAGTCTCCTCTCGATCAGCATGGGCGCTTCGGCACCGGGTGCGGTCCCATGCAAGGCTGCGAGCGCCTCGGCACCGGCACCGGTCCCGCGCTTTGCGCCTGGTCCCGTGCAAGGTCGGACGGCTTGCCGGGCGGTACCGCGTCGGGGCGGTTGGCTTTCATTCTACGCTGGAACACCTGCTGCGAGCCGCGCGGCGGGCTGCGATAATCGGCGTGCAATGCAACCCTGGCCGCGTCGCGGCCGCGCACGAGAGGACATCCGCATGGGCAACCGCTTGAGCAAGATCGCCACGCGTACCGGCGACGACGGCACCACCGGCCTCGGCGACGGCCGGCGCATCGGCAAGGACGATACGCGGATCGCCGCGATCGGCGACGTCGACGAACTGAACTCGAACCTCGGCGTGCTGCTCGCCGAAACGCTGCCGGACGATATCCGCACGGCGCTCGTGACGATCCAGCATGACCTGTTCGATCTCGGCGGCGAATTGTGCATTCCCGGCCATACGGTGCTCGACGACACGCATCTCGCGCGTCTCGATCGCTGGCTCGCCGACTACAACGCGACGCTGCCGCCGCTGAAGGAATTCATCCTGCCGGCGGGCTCGCGCGCGGCGTCGCTCGCGCACGTGTGTCGAACCGTATGCCGTCGCGCGGAGCGTTCGATCGTCG includes:
- a CDS encoding FAD-binding oxidoreductase, translated to MNHPAPPAATRRPLPPAMLDALRAAFGERVSTADAVRAHHGRDESPFDPQLPDAVVFAHSADDVREVVSLCSLYSVPLIPYGAGSSLEGHLLAVRGGVSLDLSEMNRVLSINAEDLTVTVEPGITRKALNEALRDTGLFFPIDPGADASIGGMTATRASGTNAVRYGTMRENVLGLTAVLADGRIVKTGSRARKSSAGYDLTRLFVGSEGTLGVITEITLRLHPLPEAVSAAICTFPSMGDAVRTVIETIQIGVPIARVEFVDALAVRSINRHSNLTLTEAPTLFFEFHGTEAGVKEQAELVQALAGQNNGQGFEWATRPEDRTRLWAARHNAYFAMLQLKPGCRAVTTDVCVPISQLAACVEETEVDLRASSLPCPIVGHVGDGNFHVAILIDPDKPEEIAEAEHINDRIVERALRLGGTCTGEHGVGLHKMRFLPKEHGDNAIDTMRAIKLALDPRNLMNPGKIFTC
- a CDS encoding cob(I)yrinic acid a,c-diamide adenosyltransferase, whose product is MGNRLSKIATRTGDDGTTGLGDGRRIGKDDTRIAAIGDVDELNSNLGVLLAETLPDDIRTALVTIQHDLFDLGGELCIPGHTVLDDTHLARLDRWLADYNATLPPLKEFILPAGSRAASLAHVCRTVCRRAERSIVALGRVETLQETPRRYVNRLSDLLFVLARVLNRTDGGSDVLWERGRAT